One window of Henckelia pumila isolate YLH828 unplaced genomic scaffold, ASM3356847v2 CTG_525:::fragment_3, whole genome shotgun sequence genomic DNA carries:
- the LOC140873207 gene encoding uncharacterized methyltransferase At2g41040, chloroplastic, whose protein sequence is MEITAQKSLIFHHDSAFFPKLSRAHHNFRFCPRPRFSSSRIRATFAVALDPESSVKSGDSSSFDLFACPICYEPLIRKGPSGFNLPAIYRSGFKCKTCNKSYSSKSIYLDLTVTAGTKEYTESKPAGTELFRSPFVSFVYERGWRQNFNTSGFPGPEEEFKMAQAYFKPAEGGILVDVSCGSGLFSRKFAKSGAYSKVIALDFSENMLRQCYDFIKEDNSILNSNLALVRADISRLPFPSGSIDAVHAGAALHCWPSPSNAVAEINRVLRSGGAFVGSTFLRFSSSTPPFLRPFRQTALRNYNYLTEEEIEDLCTSCGLTNYTKEVRQSFIMFSAQKP, encoded by the exons ATGGAGATTACTGCTCAGAAGTCACTTATCTTCCACCATGATTCTGCCTTTTTCCCAAAACTCTCTCGTGCTCATCATAATTTCCGGTTTTGTCCCCGGCCGCGATTTTCTTCTTCAAGAATTCGAGCTACCTTTGCTGTTGCTTTGGACCCA GAATCCTCTGTAAAAAGTGGAGACTCTTCAAGTTTCGACTTGTTTGCATGCCCCATTTGCTATGAACCACTAATAAGAAAAGGGCCATCAGGTTTTAACCT GCCAGCAATCTATAGATCTGGTTTCAAGTGTAAGACGTGCAACAAATCATATTCTAGCAAAAGCATTTATCTTGATCTTACTGTAACTGCTGGGACAAAGGAATACACTGAGTCAAAACCAGCAGGAACGGAACTCTTCAG GAGTCCTTTTGTTTCTTTCGTATATGAGAGGGGCTGGCGCCAAAACTTTAACACTAGTGGTTTTCCTGGTCCTGAAGAAGAG TTCAAGATGGCACAAGCTTATTTTAAACCAGCAGAAGGTGGCATCCTCGTAGACGTTAGCTGCGGAAGTGGTTTGTTTTCTAGGAAGTTTGCCAAATCAGGAGCCTATTCAAAAGTTATTGctctcgatttttcagaaaatatgCTTCGCCAATGTTATGATTTCATAAAAGAGGACAATTCTATCTTGAACTC CAATCTTGCCCTTGTGAGAGCTGACATTTCCAGGCTTCCCTTTCCGTCTGGTTCAATTGACGCTGTTCATGCTGGTGCAGCCTTGCATTGCTGGCCGTCTCCTTCCAATGCA GTAGCTGAAATAAATCGAGTTTTGCGGAGTGGTGGTGCATTCGTCGGAAGTACATTCCTTAGATTCAGTTCATCAACTCCTCCTTTCTTAAGGCCTTTTAGACAG ACGGCTTTGAGGAACTATAACTATTTGACGGAAGAGGAGATCGAGGATTTATGCACTTCGTGTGGACTTACTAATTATACCAAGGAAGTTCGGCAATCGTTTATCATGTTCTCTGCTCAGAAACCTTGA
- the LOC140873285 gene encoding uncharacterized protein, which produces MVHTYTPTYYRSLHDSITSICNTILPFSFKKQRRLPAILAAEQQLSKQQSDNLKWQQDSFHQILKLMGLCKEEIIAESEVSAFRTHLLERLIASPIDYEPAAILRDKLIFLQELLYAQCISEEEYHASKRPLLQRLAIQGAEIEAKDVIVGGSQKEASNDDWSVIDLKDEKQCERLTSRNNPKVESSIKQRKGVASALAFVSPNKSVRFKDDTSDIGGDNIRPAEQQRAGNFNFPRNELAISSENPFWNGHLDEKESKTKSILMVESSPARSGGDKVKKKPFRVLFQREPKEVYGGDSSENGSVLEGKDKVTSKKKSWGFDGFRKWKKNDTEDETAPLSLSEKSDGVSYTEQLVANPAGEGPDTKKMKRKLHPNGVPTDFFIDKVLGEKVKNELRRILEELGAKNSNVYLSDDQIETISTRLPVDREDLKKFIPKTWCDKYGDVVLDVVRKEFKDHIGGDVGNPNIAAENSRERNSKRWATFDDDENSHPNLFAPQASLASSKNTRASLNSSSIDKGFKYNPFFDM; this is translated from the exons ATGGTGCACACATATACTCCAACGTACTACAGATCACTGCATGACTCGATCACCTCGATCTGCAACACGATTCTCCCATTTTCATTCAAGAAGCAGCGGAGACTTCCGGCGATTTTGGCTGCGGAGCAGCAGCTGTCCAAGCAGCAGTCGGATAATCTGAAATGGCAGCAAGATTCGTTTCACCAGATTCTTAAATTGATGGGTCTTTGTAAAGAGGAAATTATAGCTGAATCTGAGGTATCTGCTTTCAGAACTCACCTTCTTGAGAGGCTTATTGCTTCGCCCATCGACTACGAGCCAGCCGCTATTTTGAGGGATAAGTTGATCTTCTTGCAG GAGTTACTGTATGCCCAATGTATATCAGAGGAAGAGTACCATGCATCAAAGAGGCCTTTGTTGCAGAGGCTAGCAATCCAGGGAGCTGAAATTGAGGCCAAAGATGTAATAGTTGGAGGGTCTCAGAAGGAAGCTTCAAATGATGATTGGTCTGTAATAGACTTGAAAGACGAGAAGCAGTGTGAGAGATTGACATCGAGGAATAACCCGAAAGTAGAGTCATCTATAAAGCAAAGGAAAGGGGTTGCATCTGCTTTAGCTTTTGTATCACCAAATAAAAGTGTTAGGTTTAAGGATGATACAAGTGACATAGGAGGTGATAATATCAGGCCAGCAGAACAACAAAGAGCAGGCAACTTCAATTTTCCTAGAAACGAACTTGCTATTTCTTCGGAAAACCCGTTTTGGAATGGGCATTTAGATGAAAAAGAAAGTAAAACAAAATCCATTTTAATGGTGGAGAGCTCACCGGCAAGAAGTGGTGGGGACAAAGTGAAAAAGAAACCCTTTAGGGTTCTTTTTCAGAGAGAACCAAAGGAAGTATATGGTGGTGATAGTAGTGAAAATGGTTCGGTTCTTGAAGGAAAAGATAAGGTAACTTCAAAGAAAAAATCATGGGGGTTCGACGGATTCAGGAAATGGAAGAAAAACGATACTGAGGACGAAACAGCTCCACTGTCACTAAGTGAAAAATCAGATGGTGTAAGCTACACGGAGCAGCTTGTCGCCAATCCGGCTGGGGAAGGACCAGACACCAAGAAAATGAAAAGGAAATTGCATCCAAACGGCGTGCCCACAGATTTTTTCATTGACAAG GTTTTAGGAGAGAAAGTGAAAAATGAACTAAGAAGGATCCTAGAAGAACTTGGTGCAAAGAATTCGAATGTTTATCTGTC GGATGATCAAATTGAAACAATCTCAACTAGGCTTCCAGTTGACAGGGAGGACCTGAAAAAGTTCATTCCCAA GACATGGTGCGATAAATACGGGGATGTTGTGTTGGATGTAGTAAGAAAAGAATTCAAGGACCATATTGGAGGAGATGTGGGAAATCCAAACATTGCAGCTGAAAATTCAAGGGAGCGCAACTCGAAAAGATGGGCAACTTTTGATGACGACGAAAATTCGCATCCAAATCTCTTTGCTCCACAAGCAAGCTTAGCTTCCTCAAAGAACACTCGTGCATCTCTCAACAGCAGCAGCATCGATAAGGGGTTCAAGTATAACCCTTTCTTTGATATGTAG
- the LOC140873329 gene encoding uncharacterized protein encodes MAGMLPGVEAARRRRFSQTNNSNYGAISSLCLYERNHGFQISSSSLMRSSIGSQEEWDQSLDTVAREAKKRLDERLKSHLKSEIKRVSQGQEKKITTGEGKGNILADGKMKESVF; translated from the exons ATGGCCGGAATGCTCCCTGGAGTTGAAGCTGCGAGAAGAAGAAGGTTCTCTCAGACCAATAATTCCAATTATGGCGCCATCTCTTCTTTATGTCTCTACGAAAGAAACCATGGATTTCAAATCAGTTCAAGCTCTTTAATG AGGAGTTCCATCGGCAGCCAGGAAGAATGGGATCAGAGCCTTGATACGGTGGCCAGAGAAGCCAAGAAAAGGTTGGATGAGAGGCTGAAATCCCATCTGAAATCTGAGATTAAAAG GGTTTCACAAGGCCAAGAAAAAAAGATCACCACAGGTGAAGGAAAAGGGAACATACTTGCGGATGGAAAAATGAAAGAAAGTGTGTTTTAA